One Umboniibacter marinipuniceus DNA window includes the following coding sequences:
- a CDS encoding YqiA/YcfP family alpha/beta fold hydrolase — translation MKDLLYLHGFASSPQSLKAQQTLAWYADHHPSVRVHAPQLAISPEQAWQQIGQLVTSTQPSGVIGSSLGGFYANAVHRNFEIPAVMINPAVTPADSLRARIGSNKFWHSEQYFDFTQADVDFLAGLTSGEIGIPQSLWLMVQTHDETLDFKQATEHYSRARCSIEYGGNHSFVDYPRYLPAIHRFLSRFV, via the coding sequence TTGAAAGACCTGCTGTACCTTCACGGCTTTGCCAGTTCACCGCAATCCCTAAAGGCTCAGCAAACCCTTGCCTGGTACGCTGACCATCACCCATCCGTCCGGGTGCATGCGCCGCAGCTGGCGATCTCGCCTGAGCAGGCGTGGCAGCAGATTGGTCAGCTGGTGACAAGTACGCAACCCAGCGGGGTGATTGGCTCGTCCCTGGGCGGATTCTATGCCAACGCGGTACACCGAAATTTTGAGATCCCTGCAGTGATGATTAATCCAGCGGTAACGCCTGCAGACTCGCTGCGAGCGCGGATTGGTAGTAATAAGTTTTGGCACTCAGAGCAGTATTTTGATTTTACTCAAGCTGACGTCGACTTTCTGGCTGGCCTGACCAGTGGCGAGATAGGTATACCGCAATCTTTGTGGTTGATGGTTCAGACACATGATGAGACACTAGATTTTAAACAGGCGACGGAGCACTATTCTCGTGCTAGATGCTCCATTGAGTACGGGGGTAATCACAGTTTTGTGGATTATCCACGTTACCTCCCCGCCATTCACCGATTTTTATCACGATTTGTGTGA
- a CDS encoding metallophosphoesterase family protein, translated as MEGIVAKIAQISDCHFSAITKPKFVTGCTAVLEDIAENPVDLLVVSGDIADDGCVEAYREIAELVQRILPSTPVVWVPGNHDDPDVMERELKQPLVREWQFPGWKLAFLNSAVPRKVWGRIGKPQLSSFGQWLSTTADHVGVFVHHPPLPVGTAWIDPQRLRDADELAEILSAHAQVKWLANGHVHQEKQDIFAGVDWYCTPATSRQFMAGAQDFALDKSLRPGYRRFSLHANGSYDTAVHRVGVID; from the coding sequence ATGGAAGGAATAGTTGCAAAGATTGCGCAAATTAGCGATTGTCATTTTAGTGCAATCACCAAACCTAAGTTTGTAACGGGTTGTACTGCGGTATTAGAGGATATCGCCGAAAATCCGGTTGATTTACTGGTTGTTAGTGGTGATATCGCCGACGATGGCTGTGTCGAAGCCTACCGAGAGATAGCGGAACTCGTTCAGCGAATTCTCCCTAGCACCCCGGTGGTTTGGGTGCCGGGTAATCACGATGATCCAGATGTCATGGAACGTGAACTTAAGCAGCCCTTAGTACGTGAGTGGCAATTTCCCGGTTGGAAGCTTGCCTTTTTAAACTCCGCCGTACCGCGCAAGGTTTGGGGGCGCATTGGTAAACCACAGTTGAGTAGTTTTGGTCAGTGGCTGTCTACTACCGCCGATCACGTGGGGGTATTTGTCCACCACCCGCCTCTGCCAGTAGGGACGGCGTGGATTGATCCTCAGCGCCTTCGCGATGCCGATGAACTCGCAGAGATATTGTCAGCGCATGCACAGGTGAAATGGTTAGCAAATGGTCACGTTCATCAGGAAAAGCAAGATATCTTTGCCGGGGTTGATTGGTATTGTACCCCCGCAACGAGCCGTCAGTTCATGGCGGGAGCGCAGGATTTCGCCCTAGATAAAAGCCTAAGACCTGGCTATCGTCGCTTCAGTCTTCATGCAAATGGTAGCTATGACACAGCGGTTCACCGCGTTGGAGTGATTGATTGA
- the hisI gene encoding phosphoribosyl-AMP cyclohydrolase yields MNDFLNDIKFNEQGLVAAIAQCVHSKDVLMMAWMNAEAVTLTLQEQRAVYYSRSRQSLWRKGEQSGNVQKLHRFALDCDGDTILLTVEQVGGIACHTGRGNCFYKTASDNGWQINQNVIKSPKAMYNE; encoded by the coding sequence ATGAATGACTTTCTGAATGACATTAAGTTCAATGAACAGGGACTTGTGGCCGCTATCGCTCAGTGCGTGCACTCAAAAGACGTACTGATGATGGCCTGGATGAACGCCGAAGCCGTTACGCTTACGCTTCAAGAACAGCGAGCCGTCTACTACTCTCGATCTCGGCAGTCGCTATGGCGTAAGGGAGAACAAAGCGGCAACGTGCAAAAACTGCACCGCTTTGCGCTAGATTGTGACGGCGATACAATCTTGCTAACCGTAGAGCAAGTTGGTGGAATTGCCTGTCATACTGGTCGTGGTAACTGTTTTTATAAAACAGCGAGTGACAATGGTTGGCAGATCAACCAAAATGTGATCAAAAGCCCCAAGGCGATGTATAATGAATGA
- the tatA gene encoding twin-arginine translocase TatA/TatE family subunit, with amino-acid sequence MAPSIWQILIILLIVVLLFGTKRLGGLGSDLGKMIKGFKSSMGDDDAAKKEEEKGAAPAEKLSSDEASKAAPTESTEKTKQD; translated from the coding sequence ATGGCGCCGAGTATTTGGCAAATTCTGATCATCCTACTCATTGTAGTGCTACTGTTTGGCACCAAGCGTTTAGGCGGCTTAGGTTCTGATCTAGGTAAAATGATCAAGGGCTTCAAGTCATCAATGGGCGATGACGACGCAGCAAAGAAAGAGGAAGAAAAAGGCGCCGCACCGGCTGAGAAACTCAGTAGCGACGAAGCCAGCAAGGCCGCGCCGACGGAAAGCACCGAAAAGACCAAGCAGGACTAA
- the tatC gene encoding twin-arginine translocase subunit TatC, producing MSETTAEKSTFVGHLIELRSRLLKMFASVFVVFLCLFPFANELYQIVSEPLRRYLPEGSSMIATEVASPFLTPFKLTLMLAFVTAIPIVLWQIWAFIAPGLYKRERHIVAPLLFSSVALFYGGMAFCYFVVFPLVFGFFTSVGPEGVAVMTDINLYLNFVIKLMLAFGIAFEIPVAVFILAWVGAIDADKLGQKRPYIIVGCFVVGMLLTPPDIISQTLLAVPMWMLFEVGSFFAKMIQRSRKTSDDQTDSPEQDAS from the coding sequence GTGAGCGAAACTACGGCTGAAAAATCGACTTTTGTGGGTCATCTAATCGAACTCCGTAGCCGTTTACTGAAAATGTTCGCGTCGGTATTTGTGGTGTTCCTCTGTTTATTCCCCTTCGCCAACGAACTCTATCAAATTGTCTCTGAGCCTCTACGCCGTTATTTACCCGAGGGTTCATCGATGATTGCGACCGAAGTCGCATCACCGTTCCTCACGCCCTTCAAGCTAACGCTAATGTTAGCCTTCGTGACCGCCATTCCTATTGTTCTGTGGCAGATATGGGCATTTATCGCCCCGGGTTTGTATAAGCGTGAGCGACACATCGTAGCGCCGTTACTCTTTTCATCCGTTGCGCTTTTCTATGGCGGCATGGCTTTTTGTTATTTCGTTGTCTTCCCTCTGGTCTTTGGCTTCTTCACCTCGGTGGGACCCGAAGGCGTAGCGGTAATGACCGACATCAATCTCTACCTAAACTTCGTTATTAAGCTCATGCTAGCCTTTGGCATTGCCTTCGAGATTCCCGTCGCGGTGTTTATCCTCGCATGGGTAGGTGCTATCGACGCTGATAAGCTGGGGCAGAAGCGCCCGTATATCATTGTGGGATGCTTCGTGGTGGGCATGCTGCTGACGCCGCCCGATATCATTTCACAGACACTCTTGGCCGTGCCGATGTGGATGCTCTTTGAGGTAGGTAGTTTCTTTGCCAAGATGATTCAACGCTCCCGAAAAACTAGCGATGACCAAACTGACAGCCCAGAGCAGGATGCTAGCTAG
- a CDS encoding DUF1249 domain-containing protein, with translation MKYSVDLAGLQRDGELIYLLLSRFLGEMPLHASRTLVMGDQGHQNDVHLEVIEVTPYTAVIQLTPESNASYTQGFAMQIRVYHDACIADIVRCDHLHQLLPKYPYPNDRMLQPDEKAQLHRFVREWLAHCDKFGRSPMNWEWPWKE, from the coding sequence GTGAAGTACTCCGTAGACTTGGCCGGGCTGCAGCGCGACGGCGAACTCATTTATCTGCTGTTATCTCGTTTTCTGGGGGAAATGCCGCTGCACGCGAGCCGAACGTTGGTAATGGGAGATCAAGGCCATCAGAACGACGTCCATCTTGAAGTGATTGAGGTCACGCCCTATACCGCTGTGATTCAGTTGACCCCAGAATCTAACGCTTCGTACACTCAAGGTTTTGCCATGCAAATTAGAGTCTATCATGATGCGTGTATCGCCGATATTGTTCGCTGCGACCACCTGCACCAATTGCTGCCGAAATACCCTTATCCCAATGACCGCATGTTGCAACCCGATGAGAAAGCTCAATTGCATCGTTTTGTTCGCGAATGGCTGGCGCACTGTGATAAATTTGGTAGAAGTCCGATGAACTGGGAGTGGCCATGGAAGGAATAG
- a CDS encoding phosphoribosyl-ATP diphosphatase, which translates to MNDIIAQLEATIQARINTADENSSYVSQLHNKGLNKILEKVGEECTELLLAAKDYENGSDRESLPKEAADVLFHMMVLLNHLGLSINDVTQVLASRTQQSGLEEKASRG; encoded by the coding sequence ATGAATGACATAATTGCGCAGCTTGAAGCAACAATTCAAGCGCGAATCAATACCGCAGATGAGAATAGCTCTTATGTTTCTCAACTCCACAACAAAGGCCTGAACAAGATCTTAGAAAAAGTGGGTGAAGAATGCACTGAGTTGCTTTTAGCCGCCAAAGATTATGAAAACGGTAGCGATCGTGAATCACTACCTAAGGAAGCAGCTGACGTGCTGTTTCACATGATGGTTTTGCTCAATCACTTGGGCTTGAGCATCAATGACGTTACACAGGTGCTTGCCTCGCGCACGCAGCAATCCGGACTAGAAGAAAAGGCCTCACGAGGCTAA
- the ubiE gene encoding bifunctional demethylmenaquinone methyltransferase/2-methoxy-6-polyprenyl-1,4-benzoquinol methylase UbiE produces MSKHDKTHFGYTEVPVEEKVEKVAGVFHSVAAKYDIMNDLMSGGVHRLWKKYTIECSAVRPGSKVLDIAGGTGDLTLAFSKLVGSEGQVVLADINSSMLNVGRDRLIDKGVGAQVQYCQANAECLPFPDDYFDCLTIAFGLRNVTDKDAALRSFLRVLKPGGRVLVLEFSKPSNPLLSKVYDTYSFKALPFMGKLITDDADSYRYLAESIRMHPDQETLRGMMDDAGFVNTKYDNLTGGIVALHRGVKP; encoded by the coding sequence ATGAGCAAGCACGATAAGACCCACTTTGGTTACACTGAAGTACCCGTTGAAGAGAAAGTCGAGAAAGTCGCGGGTGTTTTCCACTCCGTTGCCGCCAAATACGACATCATGAATGATTTGATGTCCGGAGGCGTTCACCGTCTGTGGAAGAAATACACAATTGAATGCTCGGCCGTTCGTCCTGGCTCTAAAGTACTAGACATTGCTGGCGGTACCGGCGATCTCACGCTTGCCTTTTCCAAACTCGTTGGCAGCGAAGGGCAGGTAGTTCTCGCTGACATCAATAGCTCAATGCTTAACGTAGGGCGTGACCGCCTGATTGATAAGGGCGTTGGGGCTCAGGTTCAATACTGCCAAGCGAATGCCGAATGCCTGCCATTCCCCGATGACTACTTCGACTGCCTAACTATTGCCTTTGGCTTGCGTAACGTAACCGATAAGGATGCGGCGCTGCGATCTTTCCTCCGTGTACTCAAGCCAGGTGGCAGAGTATTGGTGCTGGAATTCTCTAAACCTAGCAACCCGCTGCTATCCAAAGTTTACGATACCTACAGCTTCAAGGCGCTCCCATTTATGGGTAAATTGATCACCGATGACGCCGACTCCTATCGCTACTTAGCTGAGTCGATTCGCATGCACCCAGACCAAGAAACCCTGCGTGGCATGATGGACGATGCGGGCTTCGTGAACACCAAATATGACAATTTAACTGGCGGCATCGTCGCTCTACACCGAGGCGTTAAACCTTGA
- the ubiB gene encoding ubiquinone biosynthesis regulatory protein kinase UbiB has translation MFRALKRAFVVLRQLKRFGVHELVAHRLPFGAKLILVLLGPTDRTWQAKPMGERIRACLESLGPIFVKFGQLLSTRPDLIPHDIAQQLAYLQDKVTPYPGPLFLARVEQSLQRPLDEMFAEVEKEPLASASVAQVHRATLLDGTQVVIKCLRPDLGSVIDDDIALMHWLARKALQWLPDAKRLRPTEVVSEYQLTIARELDLRIEAGNASLFRRNAQQKGLLYLPEVYWDYCTEAVMVSEYIDGIPVNDMAQIAAQNTNLKILAERGVEIFFTQVFEENFFHADMHPGNIFVSREHPSDPTYMAVDCAIAGSLSREDQYYLARNLLAIFRRDYRQVAELHIDSGWVPATTRVGDFETTIRSVCEPIFEKPLGEISFGNVLVNLFQTARQFDMQVQPQLVLLQKTLLNIEGMGRQLYPQLDIWATAHPFLENWLKDRFKPTTLWQELKRYGPDWLEKFPQVPNLLFDAIQQAAKPSGTVVEAKQVDRKPVRRRTLGSVSLVVGIAAGVSAGVAWPELLNRETALVCGGLAIGWVIARLSRA, from the coding sequence ATGTTTCGCGCCCTCAAACGTGCCTTTGTGGTGCTTCGACAACTTAAACGCTTTGGCGTACACGAACTTGTAGCACATCGTTTGCCCTTCGGCGCTAAACTAATACTCGTACTTCTGGGGCCAACCGATCGCACTTGGCAAGCGAAGCCCATGGGGGAAAGAATTCGGGCATGTCTCGAATCACTTGGCCCTATCTTCGTTAAATTTGGCCAACTGTTGTCAACTCGGCCAGATCTCATCCCACATGACATCGCCCAGCAACTTGCCTACCTTCAGGATAAGGTTACGCCCTATCCAGGCCCGTTATTCCTAGCGCGAGTTGAGCAGAGTCTTCAGCGACCGCTAGACGAAATGTTTGCAGAGGTTGAGAAAGAACCGCTCGCATCCGCGAGTGTTGCGCAAGTCCATCGAGCAACGCTATTAGATGGAACACAAGTAGTCATTAAGTGTCTTCGACCAGATCTAGGCTCCGTTATTGACGACGACATCGCCCTCATGCACTGGCTTGCTCGTAAGGCTCTGCAGTGGCTACCCGACGCTAAGCGCTTACGACCTACCGAAGTGGTTAGTGAGTACCAGCTTACCATTGCGCGCGAGCTAGACCTTCGCATTGAAGCGGGCAACGCGTCGCTATTTCGCCGTAACGCACAGCAAAAGGGGCTTCTCTATCTTCCCGAAGTCTACTGGGATTATTGCACTGAAGCGGTCATGGTCTCCGAATATATTGACGGCATTCCCGTTAATGACATGGCGCAGATAGCAGCTCAAAACACCAACCTCAAGATTCTAGCCGAACGTGGCGTGGAAATATTTTTCACCCAGGTATTTGAAGAGAACTTCTTTCACGCCGACATGCATCCCGGAAATATCTTCGTCAGCCGTGAGCATCCAAGCGACCCAACTTATATGGCAGTGGACTGTGCAATAGCCGGCTCGCTCAGTCGTGAAGACCAGTACTATTTGGCACGTAATTTGTTGGCGATTTTCCGCCGCGATTACCGTCAGGTCGCGGAACTTCACATTGATTCTGGCTGGGTGCCCGCTACTACCCGCGTTGGTGATTTTGAAACCACTATTCGCTCAGTCTGCGAACCCATCTTTGAAAAGCCGTTGGGCGAAATCTCATTCGGTAACGTGCTGGTCAACCTCTTCCAAACGGCAAGGCAGTTTGACATGCAGGTTCAGCCACAACTGGTCTTACTCCAGAAAACACTCCTCAATATTGAGGGCATGGGCCGCCAGCTCTATCCACAACTCGATATTTGGGCTACAGCCCACCCGTTTTTAGAGAACTGGTTGAAGGATCGTTTTAAACCCACCACGCTGTGGCAAGAGTTAAAGCGCTATGGGCCAGATTGGCTAGAGAAATTCCCGCAAGTTCCCAACCTGCTCTTCGACGCGATTCAGCAGGCTGCCAAGCCAAGCGGCACGGTCGTTGAAGCAAAGCAAGTGGACAGGAAGCCAGTTCGTCGTCGAACGCTTGGTTCAGTTAGCTTGGTGGTCGGCATCGCTGCTGGGGTGAGCGCTGGCGTTGCCTGGCCGGAACTACTCAATCGCGAAACAGCGCTAGTGTGTGGCGGACTTGCCATAGGCTGGGTCATTGCCCGCTTAAGCCGCGCATAG
- a CDS encoding AraC family transcriptional regulator gives MKLASQTTTIGTWALAIKRTLDARGVNGDKLLREAGIDVSVCGDPNTRLPSPKLNKLWDLAERATGDPRFGLSVPMFVHATTLHAMTMANFAATSLYDAFSRSARFSRIITTTMQFALNKQDGVYQIEYLLTEPNSLSHHGVEASMLLCVRMAREIDLNPENKPIAVHLKRREDNDRDFFEQAFGCPVHFESERWFIEMDAAQVEAPLPTANPEILQSCERIMAEYLARMDKADISHRVYQLILELLVAGEPSQERVADALHMSTRSLHRKLTAAGTNFKSLLDNTRRELAMQYIRQSNLSIADITYNLGFYDASSFSRAFKRWTGMSPAKYRRDIALNSPIEHE, from the coding sequence ATGAAGTTGGCCTCTCAAACCACCACCATTGGCACCTGGGCGCTGGCGATCAAGCGAACGCTTGACGCACGTGGGGTGAACGGTGACAAATTACTGCGCGAAGCAGGCATTGACGTCAGCGTTTGTGGTGACCCGAATACCCGCTTGCCTAGTCCAAAGCTTAATAAACTTTGGGACTTAGCGGAACGGGCAACCGGCGACCCCCGATTTGGCTTAAGCGTGCCGATGTTCGTGCACGCCACCACGCTACACGCTATGACGATGGCTAACTTCGCGGCTACCAGCTTGTACGACGCCTTTTCCCGTTCGGCGCGCTTTTCGCGAATCATTACCACCACCATGCAGTTCGCGCTCAATAAACAGGATGGCGTGTATCAAATTGAGTACCTACTTACTGAGCCCAACTCGCTAAGTCATCACGGCGTAGAGGCAAGCATGCTCCTGTGTGTCCGTATGGCCCGTGAAATTGACCTCAACCCCGAGAACAAGCCCATTGCCGTGCACCTCAAACGTAGAGAAGACAATGATCGCGACTTCTTCGAACAGGCCTTCGGCTGCCCCGTTCACTTTGAGTCGGAGCGCTGGTTTATTGAAATGGACGCTGCCCAAGTAGAGGCTCCTCTACCAACCGCCAATCCAGAGATCTTGCAAAGCTGTGAGCGTATTATGGCCGAATACTTGGCCCGCATGGACAAGGCGGACATCAGCCACCGAGTTTATCAGCTTATTCTAGAACTACTTGTCGCTGGCGAACCCTCTCAGGAACGCGTGGCCGATGCCCTACATATGAGTACGCGGAGCCTTCACCGTAAACTTACTGCTGCCGGCACCAATTTCAAGTCCCTGTTAGACAACACGCGGCGTGAGTTGGCTATGCAATATATCCGCCAAAGTAATCTTTCCATTGCCGACATTACGTATAACTTAGGCTTCTATGACGCTAGCAGTTTCTCCCGCGCCTTTAAGCGCTGGACGGGAATGTCACCCGCTAAGTATCGCCGTGACATCGCCTTAAACTCACCCATAGAACACGAATAA
- the tatB gene encoding Sec-independent protein translocase protein TatB — MDIGFLEFLLVMIVGLLVLGPDRMPEVARKGIYWWGRAKRTINDTREEIEREIGADDIRRQLHNENIMKSLGESKAAIEATVKETTDNIQRFKTIGEQKPRRGSAAAEPAVSGDNTQADELAVIKAKKELAAIRQAEAELAKQMSITSNAAEDTFDEVQSKLSESNAELASNTSAETPKPGNKDQL, encoded by the coding sequence ATGGACATCGGTTTTCTGGAGTTTCTCCTAGTGATGATTGTGGGCCTGCTCGTACTTGGCCCCGATCGCATGCCGGAAGTAGCCCGCAAAGGGATCTACTGGTGGGGACGTGCGAAGCGTACCATCAATGACACCCGCGAGGAGATCGAGCGAGAGATTGGTGCCGACGATATACGCCGCCAACTCCACAATGAAAACATCATGAAATCGCTGGGCGAAAGCAAGGCCGCGATTGAAGCGACCGTTAAAGAAACCACCGATAATATCCAAAGATTCAAAACTATTGGCGAGCAGAAACCGCGCCGAGGAAGCGCTGCGGCAGAACCTGCTGTCAGTGGCGATAACACCCAAGCGGATGAACTGGCAGTGATTAAGGCCAAGAAGGAGCTTGCCGCAATCCGTCAAGCGGAAGCGGAGTTAGCCAAACAGATGTCGATAACGTCAAACGCAGCAGAAGACACTTTCGATGAAGTACAGTCAAAGCTTTCAGAATCGAACGCCGAATTGGCCTCGAACACCTCCGCCGAAACCCCGAAGCCGGGAAACAAGGACCAACTGTGA
- a CDS encoding DUF3094 family protein: protein MRDKEDLSPEDLARVEEYLNSTIHQTDRGEFKFWRLMGVLSVVLIAFGALAMYVAIETGVWNSGRWL, encoded by the coding sequence ATGCGCGATAAAGAAGACTTGAGTCCTGAAGATTTGGCTCGTGTTGAAGAGTATCTTAATTCCACTATCCACCAAACTGACCGCGGAGAATTCAAATTCTGGCGCCTTATGGGTGTGTTGAGCGTTGTGCTCATTGCCTTCGGTGCGCTCGCTATGTATGTGGCTATCGAAACTGGCGTTTGGAATTCTGGGCGTTGGTTATAA
- a CDS encoding ubiquinone biosynthesis accessory factor UbiJ encodes MIQIAATAALEHAVNGALSLDAGAEHVLAPLNGCVLKLSITSPSMTLFAIFSGAEINLYQQYAGEVHLELSGSAAEFVAMARNPESNALIDSGVKAHGQTGVLIQLNEALPKLDLDPEGKLADWIGPIAAHQLGSGARKLWSGLKQAKTSFDRLAGESIHYEARLAPSPEELAQFSADVRDVQRRFERLEARFNQWKSR; translated from the coding sequence TTGATCCAGATTGCCGCCACCGCAGCATTGGAACACGCTGTGAATGGTGCTCTCTCCCTAGACGCTGGTGCCGAGCACGTATTGGCACCGCTTAATGGCTGCGTGTTAAAGCTGAGCATCACGTCCCCTAGTATGACCTTATTTGCTATTTTCTCCGGAGCTGAGATCAATCTCTACCAGCAATACGCGGGTGAAGTACACCTTGAACTCAGTGGCAGCGCCGCTGAATTCGTCGCTATGGCACGTAATCCCGAGAGTAATGCGCTGATTGACAGCGGCGTCAAAGCGCATGGCCAAACTGGTGTACTTATTCAGCTCAATGAAGCGCTGCCAAAACTGGACCTTGATCCCGAGGGGAAGCTAGCGGATTGGATCGGCCCGATTGCTGCTCATCAACTCGGTAGTGGCGCTCGCAAACTTTGGTCTGGGCTAAAGCAAGCAAAAACCTCCTTTGATCGCCTCGCTGGGGAGTCAATCCACTACGAAGCCCGACTGGCTCCCTCCCCTGAAGAGTTGGCACAATTCTCCGCTGACGTCCGTGACGTCCAGCGTCGTTTCGAGCGCTTGGAAGCGCGTTTCAATCAATGGAAGTCTCGCTAA
- a CDS encoding EVE domain-containing protein codes for MNYWLLKSEPDDFSISDLKALGKTGEGWNGVRNYQARNFMRDDMALGDLVLFYHSSCKAVGVVGIAKVVKTAYPDPTQFDPNSHYFDPKASHEVPRWFQVDIAFERALKRVPLAAMKANEKLAGLLLIKASRLSVMPVSAEHFAEIVAMSEAR; via the coding sequence ATGAACTACTGGCTGCTCAAGTCTGAACCCGATGACTTTTCGATTAGCGATTTAAAAGCGCTAGGGAAAACCGGCGAGGGTTGGAATGGCGTACGCAACTACCAAGCTCGTAACTTTATGCGCGACGATATGGCATTGGGAGACTTGGTGTTGTTTTATCACTCTAGCTGTAAAGCCGTGGGCGTAGTTGGCATTGCCAAGGTAGTAAAAACGGCCTACCCAGACCCTACGCAGTTCGACCCAAACAGTCACTATTTCGACCCCAAAGCCAGCCACGAAGTACCGCGGTGGTTTCAGGTAGACATCGCCTTCGAGCGGGCCCTCAAGCGTGTGCCGTTGGCGGCCATGAAAGCCAATGAGAAATTAGCCGGGTTGCTTCTGATTAAAGCAAGTAGACTGTCAGTGATGCCCGTTTCTGCCGAACATTTTGCGGAAATTGTGGCCATGTCCGAAGCCCGATAG
- a CDS encoding NUDIX domain-containing protein, with translation MNKQLGKDDVEVGSQEVCYDGFFRISKLTLRHRKFDGETTPWFTRELFQRGHAVGVLLYDRRIQRVALVEQFRIGALAREGSPWLHEIVAGMIDTAEGPREVAARECFEEAGVVVTGDQLIPICDYLVSPGGVDERFYLYCALVDLENVGGVFGLESEHEDIRLATYSIEEAQQLMASGGVDNSATIICLQWLLLNFASLGEK, from the coding sequence ATGAATAAGCAACTTGGTAAGGATGACGTAGAAGTCGGTTCACAGGAAGTCTGCTACGACGGCTTCTTTCGGATCTCCAAGCTTACCCTTCGTCATCGCAAGTTTGATGGTGAAACAACTCCCTGGTTCACTCGCGAGCTTTTTCAACGTGGTCATGCGGTGGGTGTTCTACTCTACGATCGCCGTATACAACGCGTGGCACTCGTGGAGCAGTTTAGGATTGGTGCGCTAGCGCGTGAAGGTTCGCCTTGGCTTCATGAAATTGTGGCAGGCATGATTGATACGGCGGAAGGGCCAAGAGAAGTGGCGGCACGAGAATGCTTTGAGGAGGCTGGGGTTGTCGTGACGGGTGATCAGTTGATCCCAATTTGCGACTACTTGGTAAGCCCTGGCGGTGTAGACGAACGTTTCTATTTGTATTGCGCATTGGTGGATTTAGAGAATGTAGGAGGTGTCTTTGGCTTGGAGTCGGAACACGAAGATATTCGTTTGGCCACCTATTCTATAGAGGAGGCTCAGCAACTCATGGCAAGCGGTGGTGTGGATAACTCGGCCACAATTATTTGCCTCCAATGGCTGTTGCTGAACTTCGCGAGTCTTGGCGAGAAGTGA